GCGGCCCGCGTCAAATCAACAGTGGCCGCACGCAATTCGGCGATCGAGTCGATCGGGGCCAGATACCCGATCCGCGTCACCGCCACCCCGCGCGGCGTGCTGACCCGCAGGTCGAGCCCGTAGCGGTCGGCCCGCTCGCAGACCGCGCCGGTCGCGTCCGGGTAGCCGCCGCGGGCGCGAGCCATGTCCAGCAGCGCGTCGGCGTGATCGTCGTTGAGGTGGCTGATGGCGCGCGCGGCCGAGGGGATGATCGGATCCGCGGTGGCGGCGGCGTATTCGTCGGCGGTGGCCGAATCCATGCGCCCGTATCCGCCGACCCAGCGGGCCCGCTGCACCCGCAGCACCCACACGGTGAAGTCGCTGAAATCGATGTAATGCTTGGCCGACGGCACCGCGGCCAGATGGGCTTCGCGGGCCGCCACGGCTTCCTCGCCGGTGGGTCGTTCGGCGACGCCCGCCAAGGTCAGGCGGGTGCCGGCCAGCGGATCCGAGGGCAGGTCCGGGGCGACGATGGACACGCTGGCCCGCGGATCGCCGGCCAGATTGCGCCCGTGCTCGGCCAGCCGCGACACGCACAGCACCGGCTGTCCCGCCAAGAGACCGTAGGTGACGAAGCTGGCCCAGGGTCCGCCGTCGGCGGTGAGGGTGGCCAGGGTCGCGGTATTCGTCGCCGCCGCAACCGTTCTGGCCTCGTCGGCGGGGGTGGGGCGGGTGGTGATCGCGATCGGGGTCAGCGGCGGGGGAGTCGAGGGCGCGTCGCCCGGGTCGCCGTGGTCGAGAGCCATGAGCCACACGTTACCCGCGCGCTAGGATTTCGAGTGTGCTCGAAGTCCCCACGCAATACCGGCCCACGCACGCCGACGACCTGCCCGCGGCCGGTCTGAGCATCGCGGAAGCCGCGCGCCGCACAGGAGTCAGCGTGCACACCCTGCGCTATTACGAGCGCGCCGGACTTGTGGTCACCGCCATCGACCGCAATGCCGCGGGCCGGCGCCGCTACCACCATCTGGATCTGGAGTGGATCACCGTCTGTACCCGGCTGCGCGCCACCGGAATGCCGATCAAGGCCATCCGGCGCTATGCCGAACTGGTCGCCGCCGGTCACGGCAACGAGGGCGAGCGGCTGGCGTTGATGGAGGCGCATCGCGCCGAGGTGCTGGAGAAATTGGCTGAGCTGCAACAGAATCTGCAGCTCATCGACCACAAGATCGACGTCTATCGGGGGCGGTTGCGGGCCGGTGACGCCGACCGGCTGTGGGCGCCCACCCGCGAGGTCGGCTGAAGCTACCGGCGTTCGACAGCGCATTCGCGGGGAGCGGGCCGGCGCGGCCGGGCGCGCGTTCAGTCGGGCAGGATCGGTACGGAGATTCCCTCGCCGCGCCGCAAAAGCGCTGCCCGCGTGACGGTTCCCGCGCCGAAGCGGTCGCGCAACGCGTCCAGGGTGGTATCGAGCGTCGATTCCGCTCGCGCTTGGAGCGGCAGCGACAGCTGCATGGTGTCGGCATTGTCGAGATTGGTGAGCGACAGCCCGATCAGGGTGAGCCCGCCGCGCTCGTGAATCACCGGACGCGCCGTCGCCAGCAGGGTGCACGCAGCCCGCAGAATGACCTGCCCGCTGTCGGTGGCCTCGGGCAGCG
This sequence is a window from Nocardia yunnanensis. Protein-coding genes within it:
- a CDS encoding HugZ family protein, translated to MALDHGDPGDAPSTPPPLTPIAITTRPTPADEARTVAAATNTATLATLTADGGPWASFVTYGLLAGQPVLCVSRLAEHGRNLAGDPRASVSIVAPDLPSDPLAGTRLTLAGVAERPTGEEAVAAREAHLAAVPSAKHYIDFSDFTVWVLRVQRARWVGGYGRMDSATADEYAAATADPIIPSAARAISHLNDDHADALLDMARARGGYPDATGAVCERADRYGLDLRVSTPRGVAVTRIGYLAPIDSIAELRAATVDLTRAAREA
- a CDS encoding MerR family transcriptional regulator; amino-acid sequence: MLEVPTQYRPTHADDLPAAGLSIAEAARRTGVSVHTLRYYERAGLVVTAIDRNAAGRRRYHHLDLEWITVCTRLRATGMPIKAIRRYAELVAAGHGNEGERLALMEAHRAEVLEKLAELQQNLQLIDHKIDVYRGRLRAGDADRLWAPTREVG